From the genome of Sulfitobacter sp. DSM 110093, one region includes:
- the bamA gene encoding outer membrane protein assembly factor BamA: protein MPIEWAQRSNVGRTLRGASLCVMLSVAWLVPGSEAQAQQYQFNTVVIEGNERIGDSAILRRAGIGRGQAVSGGQLNDAYQNLQNSGLFESVSIEPQGGTLVISVVELPTLNRVSFEGNRRIKDEMLAELIGSTERRVFNPGQAEQDAAAIAEAYSNEGRLSARVQPRIIRRDQNRVDLVFEIFEGDNVEIERLSFVGNRIYSDRRLRRVLGTKQAGLFRRLVKRDTYVEGRVEADKQMLRDFYLSRGYVDMRTEAVNAELTEERDGVFVAYNITEGQQFRFGSVSLESEVPGLNAAVYRDLLKIRPGVIYSPTLIENDIARIERQAIRDGVDFLRVEPVIDRNDRDLSLNVTYKLSRGERIFVERIDIEGNTTTLDRVIRREFDSVEGDPFNPREIRQSAERIRALQYFETAEVNARQGSSPEQVVIDVDVEEKPTGSLNFGGSFSNNDGFGVAVSFQEDNFLGRGQKLSLSISTAEDATRYGVTFVEPRFLGRDVALGLKLDYAETNSSYTSYDTERLLFQPSLTFPVSENGRLSARYTYEGIEMLERDDEDNSATIANEIDAGALFSSSVGYTYTYDTRRTGLDPTQGILFEFGQDFAGLGGDNEFIKTSAKFGAEKRIFNEEVTLRATLEGGALAWNSGTNRAVDRFILGPSIMRGFEPGGIGPRDQSNGVDDALGGNFFAVARFEAEFPLGLPEEYGISGGVFYDVGNLWDLSDVDTTGGSIVGEGGSYRHVVGFSVYWDTPLGPLQFNVSDALKKESFDKEQSFEVTLRTTF from the coding sequence ATGCCCATCGAATGGGCGCAGCGCAGCAATGTTGGCAGGACCCTTCGGGGCGCATCGCTTTGTGTCATGTTGTCCGTCGCGTGGCTTGTGCCGGGCAGCGAAGCGCAGGCGCAGCAATATCAGTTCAATACAGTCGTGATTGAAGGCAACGAGCGGATCGGCGATAGCGCCATTCTGCGCCGGGCTGGCATCGGGCGGGGGCAGGCCGTTTCGGGCGGGCAGTTAAACGACGCCTACCAGAACCTGCAAAACTCGGGCCTGTTCGAATCCGTCTCCATCGAGCCGCAGGGCGGCACGCTGGTGATTTCGGTGGTGGAACTGCCGACGCTGAACCGGGTAAGCTTTGAGGGCAACCGCCGCATCAAAGATGAGATGCTGGCCGAATTGATCGGCTCAACCGAGCGCCGGGTGTTCAACCCCGGCCAAGCCGAGCAAGACGCCGCCGCGATCGCTGAGGCCTATAGCAACGAAGGCCGTCTGTCGGCCCGTGTGCAGCCACGCATCATCCGCCGCGATCAAAACCGCGTCGATCTGGTCTTTGAAATTTTCGAGGGCGACAACGTCGAGATCGAGCGCCTGAGCTTTGTCGGCAACCGTATCTATTCCGATCGTCGTCTGCGCCGCGTTTTGGGCACCAAACAGGCGGGCCTATTCCGCCGCTTGGTCAAGCGTGACACCTATGTCGAAGGCCGGGTTGAGGCCGACAAGCAGATGTTGCGCGATTTCTATCTTTCGCGTGGCTATGTCGATATGCGCACCGAAGCGGTCAATGCCGAACTGACCGAAGAGCGTGATGGCGTCTTTGTCGCCTATAACATCACCGAGGGGCAGCAGTTCCGCTTTGGTTCTGTGTCGCTTGAATCCGAAGTGCCGGGGCTGAATGCTGCGGTCTATCGTGACCTTCTGAAAATCCGCCCGGGTGTGATCTATTCCCCGACATTGATCGAGAATGACATCGCCCGGATCGAACGCCAAGCGATCCGCGATGGTGTGGATTTCCTACGTGTTGAGCCGGTGATCGACCGCAATGACCGCGACCTGTCGCTGAACGTGACCTACAAGCTGTCCCGTGGCGAGCGCATCTTTGTTGAGCGGATCGACATCGAAGGCAACACCACCACGCTTGACCGCGTGATCCGCCGCGAGTTCGACAGCGTGGAGGGTGACCCGTTCAACCCGCGTGAGATTCGCCAATCGGCGGAACGCATCCGCGCGCTGCAATACTTTGAGACAGCAGAGGTTAACGCCCGTCAGGGCTCCAGCCCTGAGCAGGTCGTGATCGATGTAGACGTAGAAGAAAAGCCCACCGGCTCGCTGAACTTCGGCGGCTCCTTCTCGAACAACGACGGTTTTGGTGTCGCGGTCAGCTTTCAAGAGGATAACTTTCTTGGCCGTGGCCAGAAGCTGAGCCTGTCGATCTCCACCGCCGAAGATGCTACACGCTATGGTGTGACATTTGTCGAGCCGCGTTTCCTTGGCCGTGATGTGGCGCTTGGTCTCAAGCTTGACTATGCTGAAACCAATTCGTCCTACACCAGCTACGACACTGAGCGTTTGCTATTCCAGCCCAGCCTGACCTTCCCGGTGAGCGAGAATGGCCGTCTGTCCGCGCGCTACACGTATGAAGGCATCGAGATGCTGGAACGTGATGACGAAGATAACAGCGCCACCATCGCCAACGAGATCGACGCAGGCGCGCTGTTCTCCTCCTCGGTGGGCTATACCTATACCTATGACACCCGCCGCACTGGACTGGACCCAACGCAGGGTATCTTGTTCGAGTTCGGTCAGGATTTCGCGGGTCTTGGCGGTGATAATGAGTTCATCAAGACTTCGGCCAAGTTTGGCGCCGAGAAGCGTATCTTTAACGAAGAAGTAACTCTTCGTGCCACGCTCGAAGGTGGGGCGCTGGCTTGGAACAGCGGCACCAACCGTGCGGTTGACCGTTTCATCCTTGGCCCTTCCATCATGCGCGGCTTTGAGCCGGGCGGGATTGGCCCGCGTGACCAGAGCAACGGCGTTGACGATGCACTTGGCGGTAACTTTTTCGCCGTGGCCCGTTTCGAGGCTGAGTTCCCACTGGGGCTGCCCGAAGAATATGGCATCAGCGGCGGCGTCTTTTACGACGTGGGCAACCTGTGGGACCTGAGTGATGTGGACACGACGGGCGGTTCGATCGTCGGCGAAGGGGGCTCTTACCGCCATGTGGTCGGTTTTTCAGTCTACTGGGATACACCGCTTGGCCCGCTTCAGTTCAACGTCTCTGACGCGCTGAAGAAAGAGAGCTTTGACAAAGAGCAAAGCTTTGAGGTCACATTGCGGACCACGTTCTAA
- the lpxA gene encoding acyl-ACP--UDP-N-acetylglucosamine O-acyltransferase has translation MSNIHPSAVIEEGAQIDPSAKVGPFCVVGSQVVLKADVELKSHVIVTGQTEVGAGTVIFPFAVIGEIPQDLKFKGEASRLVIGERNRIREHVTMNCGTEGGGGVTRVGDDGLFMAGCHIAHDAIVGDRVIVVNSAAVAGHCVLEDDVIIGGLSGIHQWVRIGQGAIIGAVTMVTNDVIPYGLVQAPRGDLDGLNLVGLKRAGVARSDITALRAAFQMLAQGEGTFSDRARRLGEETQSDYVRQIVDFVMADTGRHFLTPK, from the coding sequence ATGAGTAATATCCACCCCAGTGCTGTTATCGAAGAGGGGGCACAGATCGACCCTTCGGCCAAGGTTGGCCCTTTCTGCGTGGTTGGGTCACAGGTTGTGCTGAAGGCGGATGTGGAGCTGAAATCCCATGTGATCGTCACCGGCCAGACCGAGGTTGGCGCAGGCACGGTGATTTTCCCCTTCGCGGTGATCGGTGAGATTCCGCAGGACTTGAAATTCAAGGGCGAAGCCAGCCGTCTGGTCATTGGCGAACGCAACCGCATCCGCGAGCATGTCACCATGAACTGCGGCACCGAAGGCGGTGGCGGCGTGACGCGTGTGGGCGACGACGGGCTGTTCATGGCGGGCTGTCACATCGCGCATGACGCGATTGTGGGCGACCGGGTGATCGTGGTGAATTCCGCCGCTGTCGCGGGCCACTGTGTGCTTGAGGATGACGTCATCATCGGCGGTCTGTCGGGCATCCACCAATGGGTGCGCATCGGGCAGGGCGCGATCATTGGCGCGGTGACGATGGTGACGAACGACGTGATCCCCTACGGCCTTGTGCAAGCGCCGCGCGGTGATCTTGACGGGTTGAACCTTGTCGGGTTGAAGCGCGCCGGTGTGGCACGTAGCGACATCACGGCGCTCAGGGCCGCGTTCCAGATGCTGGCGCAGGGCGAGGGGACATTCTCGGACCGGGCGCGGCGTTTGGGCGAAGAAACCCAAAGCGATTACGTCCGCCAGATCGTCGATTTCGTCATGGCCGACACGGGCCGCCATTTCCTGACGCCGAAATGA
- the lpxB gene encoding lipid-A-disaccharide synthase, whose product MKVFILAGEPSGDRLGGALMTGLKELCPEVTFDGIGGPMMMAQGLESRFDMDELSVMGLAEILPKYRALMARINETAQTVVETKPDVLITIDSPDFSLRVARKVKEKSDIRTVHYVAPTVWAWRPGRAEKMARSVDHVLALFPFEPPYMEAAGMACDFVGHPVVAEPVADDAAAAAFRAEHRLADAPLLLALPGSRRGEVTRLAPVFQQVVARLVEAEPSLRVVVPAASPVAALVKQVTRNWAGNPLVLDPRDMASEEFTATKRAAFRAADVALAASGTVSLELAAVNTPMVIAYDMNWISRQIIGRMLRVDTVTLVNLVSETRVVPEFIGANCRPGPIAEGVLQVLRAPGAQKDAMALTMQRLGRGGEAPGLRAARAVLARL is encoded by the coding sequence GTGAAAGTGTTCATTCTGGCAGGCGAGCCTTCCGGTGACCGGTTGGGCGGTGCGCTCATGACGGGGCTGAAAGAGCTTTGCCCGGAGGTGACCTTCGACGGCATCGGCGGGCCGATGATGATGGCGCAGGGGTTGGAAAGCCGCTTTGACATGGACGAGCTCAGCGTCATGGGGCTGGCCGAGATCCTGCCGAAATACCGCGCGTTGATGGCCCGGATCAATGAGACGGCGCAGACGGTGGTCGAGACGAAACCCGATGTGCTCATCACCATCGACAGCCCCGATTTCTCATTGCGCGTGGCGCGTAAGGTGAAAGAGAAATCCGACATCAGAACAGTGCATTACGTGGCCCCAACCGTCTGGGCATGGCGCCCCGGCCGGGCCGAGAAGATGGCCCGTTCGGTCGATCATGTGCTGGCGCTTTTCCCCTTTGAGCCGCCCTATATGGAAGCGGCGGGTATGGCCTGTGATTTCGTGGGGCACCCGGTGGTGGCCGAGCCTGTGGCCGATGACGCCGCCGCTGCGGCCTTCCGCGCCGAACACCGTCTTGCCGATGCGCCGCTGCTGCTGGCTTTGCCCGGCTCGCGCCGAGGCGAGGTCACGCGGCTGGCGCCAGTGTTCCAGCAGGTCGTCGCGCGGCTGGTCGAGGCAGAGCCGTCCTTGCGCGTCGTGGTTCCTGCGGCAAGTCCGGTGGCCGCTCTGGTCAAACAGGTGACGCGCAATTGGGCGGGCAACCCGCTGGTGCTGGACCCGCGTGATATGGCGTCAGAAGAGTTCACCGCCACCAAACGCGCCGCCTTCCGCGCGGCGGATGTGGCGTTGGCAGCGTCCGGCACCGTGTCGCTGGAATTGGCCGCGGTGAACACGCCAATGGTCATCGCCTATGACATGAACTGGATCAGCCGTCAGATCATCGGACGAATGCTGCGCGTTGATACGGTGACATTGGTCAATCTGGTCTCAGAGACTCGCGTGGTGCCGGAGTTCATCGGCGCCAACTGCCGCCCCGGACCGATTGCCGAAGGTGTTTTGCAGGTGTTGCGGGCACCGGGCGCACAAAAGGACGCGATGGCGCTGACCATGCAGCGCTTGGGGCGGGGTGGTGAGGCGCCGGGCCTGCGGGCCGCGCGCGCGGTTTTGGCGCGGCTGTAG
- the lpxI gene encoding UDP-2,3-diacylglucosamine diphosphatase LpxI (LpxI, functionally equivalent to LpxH, replaces it in LPS biosynthesis in a minority of bacteria.) produces MSLALIAGRGGLPARVAAAQDVPPLVCAYEGCAPDGLKADLTFRLETLGSLLAHLLGVGIREVCLCGAIDRPTLDPAKLDMRTAPLVPQFKLALAAGDNGALEVIKTIFEDHGLRVVGADELVPDLLADSGVLSRELPDEQMRRDAARGAAVLDSLATLDIGQACVIGREQVYGVETIGGTDHLLTTLPEAVRDARAVLCKGPKTGQIREIDLPTIGPDTLRAAHAAGLAGVVVKAGGVMLLERDACVALADELGLVLWVREGDAA; encoded by the coding sequence ATGAGCCTTGCGCTGATCGCCGGACGCGGTGGCTTGCCCGCACGGGTGGCGGCAGCGCAGGACGTGCCGCCGTTGGTCTGTGCTTATGAGGGCTGTGCGCCGGATGGGCTAAAGGCGGATCTGACCTTTCGGTTGGAGACGCTGGGCAGCCTTTTGGCGCATCTTTTGGGGGTGGGCATCCGCGAGGTTTGTCTGTGCGGCGCAATCGACCGGCCAACGCTTGATCCCGCGAAGTTGGATATGCGCACAGCGCCCTTGGTGCCGCAGTTCAAACTGGCACTGGCAGCGGGTGATAATGGTGCGCTTGAGGTGATCAAGACGATTTTCGAAGATCATGGCCTGCGGGTGGTCGGGGCCGATGAATTGGTGCCCGACCTGCTGGCCGATAGTGGCGTGCTGTCGCGGGAGTTGCCCGATGAGCAAATGCGCCGGGATGCCGCGCGTGGTGCTGCCGTGCTCGATAGTCTGGCCACGCTCGACATCGGGCAGGCCTGCGTGATTGGGCGCGAACAGGTGTACGGGGTTGAGACCATCGGAGGCACGGATCATTTGCTGACGACCTTGCCGGAAGCGGTGCGTGATGCGCGAGCGGTGCTCTGCAAAGGTCCGAAAACCGGGCAAATCCGCGAGATTGATCTGCCCACCATCGGCCCCGACACACTGCGCGCCGCCCATGCGGCAGGGCTGGCGGGCGTGGTGGTCAAGGCAGGCGGCGTAATGCTGCTGGAGCGTGACGCCTGTGTGGCGCTGGCCGATGAACTGGGGCTGGTGCTTTGGGTCCGAGAGGGGGACGCGGCGTGA
- a CDS encoding OmpH family outer membrane protein, with translation MYRAFIPFVMMLAGVTPGQAQQAPAPETQQNAASGNAQGVISPVLTIDSERLFRDSAFGSRVSREIEAQSEQLATENREIEAELEAEERELTEKRTQMTPAAFRVLADAFDEKVQRTRAEQASKNRALSEALDLERDRFLAAAAPVMEQLMRNSDAAVILERRRVFVSSSAIEVTDQAISLLDETIGDGLTEAD, from the coding sequence ATGTATCGCGCATTCATCCCCTTCGTGATGATGCTGGCCGGGGTCACCCCCGGCCAGGCGCAACAGGCCCCTGCGCCAGAGACACAGCAGAACGCAGCTAGCGGCAACGCGCAGGGCGTGATCAGCCCGGTTCTGACCATCGATTCAGAACGCCTGTTCCGCGATAGCGCTTTCGGCAGCCGGGTTTCCCGCGAGATCGAAGCCCAAAGCGAGCAATTGGCCACCGAAAATCGAGAGATCGAAGCCGAGCTGGAAGCCGAAGAGCGTGAGCTTACCGAAAAACGCACCCAGATGACGCCAGCGGCGTTCCGGGTTTTGGCAGATGCCTTTGATGAAAAGGTGCAGCGTACCCGAGCAGAGCAGGCCTCAAAAAACCGAGCGCTGAGCGAAGCACTCGACCTAGAGCGGGACCGTTTCCTTGCTGCCGCAGCCCCCGTAATGGAACAGTTGATGCGCAATTCCGACGCGGCTGTCATTCTTGAACGCCGGCGCGTCTTTGTCTCGTCCTCGGCGATTGAGGTGACGGATCAGGCGATTTCGCTGTTGGATGAGACCATTGGCGATGGCCTGACCGAGGCCGACTGA
- the fabZ gene encoding 3-hydroxyacyl-ACP dehydratase FabZ — MTEELLRADIQLIQRILPHRYPFLLVDKVEEIKGTESAVGYKNVTMNEPHFQGHFPGTPIMPGVTIVEAMAQTAGVMVGTALGMQDRDMLIYFMSIDKCKFRRKVGPGDVLRMDLKTLRGKPGAKIWKFGGVATVDGEMAAEAEFMAMLDLPQDAV, encoded by the coding sequence ATGACCGAAGAGCTGCTGCGCGCCGATATCCAGTTGATCCAGCGCATCCTGCCGCACCGCTACCCGTTTTTGCTGGTCGACAAGGTCGAAGAGATCAAGGGCACCGAAAGTGCTGTCGGCTATAAAAACGTCACCATGAACGAGCCGCATTTTCAGGGCCATTTCCCCGGCACGCCGATCATGCCGGGCGTCACCATTGTTGAGGCGATGGCCCAGACGGCAGGCGTGATGGTGGGCACCGCCCTTGGCATGCAGGACCGCGACATGCTGATCTATTTCATGTCGATCGACAAATGTAAGTTCCGCCGCAAGGTCGGCCCTGGCGATGTGCTGCGGATGGACCTGAAAACCCTGCGCGGCAAGCCGGGTGCGAAGATCTGGAAATTCGGCGGTGTGGCCACCGTTGATGGTGAAATGGCCGCCGAGGCCGAGTTCATGGCGATGTTGGACCTGCCGCAGGACGCGGTATGA